One Pseudonocardia abyssalis DNA segment encodes these proteins:
- a CDS encoding acetoin reductase, whose translation MGDISGSVALVTGAAQGIGRAIALRLARDGADVAVVDLNDAKAATVADEIRAIGRRSASIRADVSDRDQVFAAVAQARAELGPLDIMVNNAGMVQVEPLLDVTPDKLDAIIGVNLKGVVWGIQAAAATFREHGTKGAIINASSIAGHDGFAMLSAYCATKFAVRALTQSAAKELAADGITVNAYCPGVVDTDMWVTVDEEFARHTGAEKGATFEQFVGTIALGRAETPDDVAGFVSYLAGPDGRYMTGQSVLIDGGMVYR comes from the coding sequence ATGGGTGACATCTCGGGGTCGGTCGCACTGGTGACCGGGGCGGCACAGGGCATCGGGCGGGCCATCGCACTGCGGCTGGCCCGCGACGGCGCCGACGTGGCCGTCGTCGACCTCAACGACGCCAAGGCCGCGACGGTGGCCGACGAGATCCGCGCGATCGGTCGCCGGAGCGCGTCGATCCGGGCCGACGTCAGCGATCGGGACCAGGTGTTCGCCGCCGTCGCGCAGGCCCGTGCCGAGCTCGGACCGCTCGACATCATGGTCAACAATGCCGGAATGGTGCAGGTCGAGCCGCTGCTCGACGTCACCCCCGACAAGCTGGACGCGATCATCGGGGTGAACCTCAAGGGCGTGGTCTGGGGCATCCAGGCCGCGGCGGCGACGTTCCGCGAGCACGGCACGAAGGGCGCGATCATCAACGCGTCGTCCATCGCGGGGCACGACGGCTTCGCCATGCTCAGCGCCTACTGCGCGACGAAGTTCGCCGTGCGGGCACTGACCCAGTCGGCCGCGAAGGAACTGGCCGCGGACGGCATCACCGTCAACGCCTACTGCCCCGGTGTCGTCGACACCGACATGTGGGTCACGGTCGACGAGGAGTTCGCCCGCCATACCGGGGCCGAGAAGGGTGCCACCTTCGAGCAGTTCGTGGGGACGATCGCGCTCGGCCGGGCCGAGACGCCGGACGACGTCGCCGGCTTCGTCTCCTACCTCGCCGGGCCCGACGGCCGGTACATGACCGGTCAGTCCGTGCTGATCGACGGGGGCATGGTCTACCGCTGA
- a CDS encoding LLM class flavin-dependent oxidoreductase, which produces MPAPTFGLWYDFRNPAQWSQPIGRLYRETIDQAVWSEQLGFRSAWFSEHHFAPDDYACSPLIAAAAVGARTTEMRLATNIIVAALHNPVRLAEDANALSLITDGRFDLGVGLGYNEREFTAFGRVRKQRPSLFEDAIAIIRAAWSGSDAGYEGKRLSMPAVRVTPMAEKTPRMPIGAVAPKGLERAARLGDGVITLSNDHFQVYLDALVANGKSLEDGAIYASQWVVLAEDPEREWARIGEHVLYQVNKYIEWGSFEGSGVPDHFDTPQQLLDFGVYKLWDAAAGIEEMTALAEQNPQIRDFHFWAQFPGETVESGSARVQYIADHVIPAVQQRLEPTTATV; this is translated from the coding sequence ATGCCCGCACCGACCTTCGGTCTCTGGTACGACTTCCGCAACCCCGCGCAGTGGAGCCAGCCGATCGGCCGGCTGTACCGGGAGACGATCGACCAGGCCGTCTGGTCCGAGCAGCTCGGCTTCCGGTCCGCGTGGTTCAGCGAGCACCACTTCGCGCCCGACGACTACGCCTGCTCGCCGCTGATCGCCGCCGCGGCCGTCGGGGCGCGCACGACGGAGATGCGGCTCGCGACGAACATCATCGTCGCCGCCCTGCACAACCCGGTCCGCCTGGCCGAGGACGCGAACGCCCTGTCGCTGATCACCGACGGGCGGTTCGACCTCGGCGTCGGGCTCGGCTACAACGAGCGCGAGTTCACCGCGTTCGGTCGGGTCCGCAAGCAGCGGCCGAGCCTGTTCGAGGACGCGATCGCGATCATCCGTGCCGCGTGGAGCGGGAGCGACGCGGGCTACGAGGGCAAGCGGTTGTCGATGCCGGCCGTGCGGGTCACACCGATGGCGGAGAAGACGCCGCGGATGCCCATCGGCGCCGTGGCCCCCAAGGGGCTGGAGCGCGCCGCGCGCCTGGGCGACGGGGTCATCACGCTGTCCAACGACCACTTCCAGGTGTACCTCGACGCGTTGGTCGCCAACGGCAAGAGCCTCGAGGACGGCGCCATCTACGCCAGCCAGTGGGTGGTGCTGGCCGAGGATCCCGAACGCGAGTGGGCCCGGATCGGCGAGCACGTGCTGTACCAGGTCAACAAGTACATCGAGTGGGGCTCGTTCGAGGGGTCGGGCGTGCCGGACCACTTCGACACCCCCCAGCAGCTCCTGGACTTCGGCGTCTACAAGCTCTGGGACGCGGCCGCCGGTATCGAGGAGATGACCGCACTCGCCGAGCAGAACCCGCAGATCCGCGACTTCCACTTCTGGGCGCAGTTCCCCGGCGAGACGGTCGAGTCGGGCTCCGCACGCGTGCAGTACATCGCCGACCACGTGATCCCCGCGGTGCAGCAGCGGCTCGAGCCCACCACCGCCACGGTCTGA
- a CDS encoding putative quinol monooxygenase yields the protein MRDEIYWVVTAALRPDDYDAFTEAITPLVAATREEPGSNAYDYSVSSDRTVVHIYESYRDSAAVVTHVEDTFSRFAEEFGRLVTIDGFVVYGRPDEAAKKILDGFGSTYMTPFLGYTQSDAR from the coding sequence ATGCGCGACGAGATCTACTGGGTCGTCACCGCAGCACTGCGGCCCGACGACTACGACGCCTTCACCGAGGCGATCACCCCGCTCGTGGCGGCCACCCGCGAGGAGCCGGGTTCGAACGCCTACGACTACAGCGTCAGCAGTGACCGCACCGTGGTCCACATCTACGAGAGCTACCGCGACTCGGCCGCGGTGGTCACCCACGTCGAGGACACGTTCTCCCGGTTCGCCGAGGAGTTCGGCCGGCTCGTCACCATCGACGGGTTCGTCGTCTACGGCCGGCCCGACGAGGCGGCGAAGAAGATCCTCGACGGGTTCGGCTCGACCTACATGACGCCGTTCCTCGGCTACACGCAGTCCGACGCCCGATGA
- a CDS encoding VOC family protein codes for MTGAPPTTGVHHFSPTVSDVEASAAWYTRVFDLDRLPGEARHHGDEDGGYAILLLDRRTGLLIGLHHHDGHHGGAFDEQRAGLDHIAWGVRKRSDLDAWARWLDEIGVPHSGVIDKAARKYSAIVFRDPDGIQLELFHRNG; via the coding sequence ATGACCGGGGCCCCGCCCACCACCGGGGTGCACCACTTCTCGCCCACGGTCTCCGACGTGGAGGCGTCCGCCGCCTGGTACACGCGCGTGTTCGACCTCGACCGGTTACCCGGCGAGGCCCGCCACCACGGGGACGAGGACGGCGGGTACGCGATCCTGCTGCTCGACCGGCGGACCGGGCTGCTCATCGGGCTGCACCACCACGACGGGCACCACGGCGGGGCGTTCGACGAGCAACGGGCAGGGCTCGACCACATCGCCTGGGGGGTGCGGAAGCGGTCCGATCTCGACGCGTGGGCCCGGTGGCTCGACGAGATCGGTGTGCCCCATTCCGGAGTGATCGACAAAGCGGCACGGAAGTACTCGGCGATCGTCTTCCGGGACCCCGACGGGATCCAGCTGGAGCTGTTCCACCGCAACGGGTGA
- a CDS encoding 2,3-butanediol dehydrogenase encodes MRAVVYRGRNDIAVTDVPEPGLGAGQVRVRVGFNGICGTDLHEYFDGPIFVPTEPHPLTHDQLPVVLGHEFAGTVVEVGTGVTGLSEGDRIACEPVYRCGECAPCLAGRYNICTSVGFHGLSTDGGMAEYTVIDQIMAHKLPDSVSTELGALVEPMSVAYHATMLSDAAPDGTSIVFGAGPIGIGLWFALRGRGIEDVLVVEPSAVRRAAIEGLGARTLDPTTTDVPAFVADHTHGRGVDAAFDAAGVRASVEGALLCLGPTKALVSVAIYDKPLETSLIQLVLREARIQGTLCYTGDDYRAVIDLMARGHYDTTGWVEQIAMGDVLAEGFEALRAGQKMKVLVDPTR; translated from the coding sequence ATGCGAGCAGTCGTCTACCGGGGGCGCAACGACATCGCGGTCACCGACGTACCGGAGCCGGGGCTCGGCGCCGGGCAGGTCCGGGTCCGGGTCGGCTTCAACGGGATCTGCGGTACCGACCTGCACGAGTACTTCGACGGTCCGATCTTCGTGCCGACGGAGCCGCACCCGCTCACCCACGACCAGCTGCCCGTCGTGCTCGGTCACGAGTTCGCCGGGACCGTCGTCGAGGTCGGGACGGGTGTGACCGGCCTGTCCGAGGGCGACCGCATCGCGTGCGAGCCGGTGTACCGGTGCGGCGAGTGCGCACCGTGCCTGGCCGGGCGCTACAACATCTGCACCAGCGTCGGCTTCCACGGGCTGTCCACCGACGGCGGGATGGCCGAGTACACCGTCATCGACCAGATCATGGCGCACAAGCTGCCCGACTCCGTCTCGACCGAGCTCGGCGCGCTGGTCGAGCCGATGTCGGTGGCCTACCACGCCACCATGCTCAGCGACGCCGCGCCGGACGGCACCAGCATCGTCTTCGGCGCCGGTCCGATCGGCATCGGCCTGTGGTTCGCGCTGCGGGGGCGGGGCATCGAGGACGTGCTGGTCGTCGAGCCGTCCGCCGTGCGCCGGGCGGCGATCGAGGGGCTCGGCGCGCGTACCCTCGATCCGACGACGACCGACGTCCCCGCCTTCGTCGCCGACCACACCCACGGCCGCGGGGTCGACGCCGCCTTCGACGCCGCGGGCGTGCGGGCCTCGGTCGAGGGGGCGCTGCTGTGCCTGGGCCCGACGAAGGCGTTGGTGAGCGTCGCGATCTACGACAAGCCTCTGGAGACCTCGCTGATCCAGCTGGTGCTCCGCGAGGCCCGCATCCAGGGCACCCTCTGCTACACCGGTGACGACTACCGGGCCGTCATCGACCTGATGGCCCGCGGGCACTACGACACCACCGGTTGGGTCGAGCAGATCGCGATGGGGGACGTGCTCGCGGAGGGCTTCGAGGCGTTGCGCGCCGGGCAGAAGATGAAGGTGCTGGTCGACCCGACGCGCTGA
- a CDS encoding zinc-binding alcohol dehydrogenase family protein — MRAVVLDGPGPPAALQVRTIPVPHPAPGWVLIRVTASGLNRSELHTRLGLGEGVTFPRVPGIEATGVVAVCPGGEFDPGQQVAAMMGGMGRTFDGGYAEYTCVPATQVIAFRSDLDAATLGAVPEMLQTAYGALTVGLDAQPGQTLLIRGGTSSIGLAAAVLAKRRGLAVLATTRDLGRADVLHRAGVDHAVLDDGAVAARVRAIVPDGVDVALELVGTPTLPDTLAATRVHGVVCFAGMLSNRWTVPDFYPIEYLPRGVRLSAYGGDASDLPPAVLQEFLDDVAGGRAVVPLDRTFDLDGIVEAHTLMEHGGTAGKLVVVP; from the coding sequence ATGCGCGCCGTCGTGCTCGACGGACCCGGGCCGCCCGCGGCGTTGCAGGTCAGGACGATCCCCGTCCCGCACCCCGCACCCGGCTGGGTGCTGATCCGCGTGACGGCGTCCGGCCTCAACCGCTCCGAACTGCACACCCGCCTCGGTCTCGGCGAGGGCGTCACCTTCCCGCGGGTTCCCGGCATCGAGGCGACCGGAGTCGTCGCCGTCTGCCCCGGCGGCGAGTTCGATCCCGGTCAGCAGGTCGCGGCCATGATGGGTGGTATGGGCCGCACGTTCGACGGTGGCTACGCCGAGTACACCTGCGTGCCGGCGACCCAGGTCATCGCCTTCCGCAGCGACCTCGACGCCGCCACCCTCGGAGCGGTCCCCGAGATGCTCCAGACCGCGTACGGCGCCCTCACCGTCGGGCTCGACGCCCAGCCCGGACAGACGTTGCTGATCCGCGGCGGGACGTCGTCGATCGGGCTGGCTGCCGCCGTCCTGGCCAAGCGGCGCGGCCTGGCGGTCCTGGCGACCACCCGCGACCTGGGCCGGGCCGACGTGCTGCACCGCGCCGGGGTCGACCACGCCGTACTCGACGACGGCGCCGTCGCCGCGCGGGTCCGCGCGATCGTGCCGGACGGCGTCGACGTCGCCCTCGAGCTCGTCGGCACCCCGACGCTGCCCGACACGCTCGCCGCGACGCGCGTCCACGGCGTGGTCTGCTTCGCGGGAATGCTGTCCAACCGCTGGACCGTCCCCGACTTCTACCCCATCGAGTACCTGCCCCGCGGCGTCCGCCTCTCCGCCTACGGCGGCGACGCCTCCGACCTCCCGCCCGCCGTGCTGCAGGAGTTCCTCGACGACGTCGCAGGCGGCCGCGCCGTGGTGCCCCTGGACCGCACCTTCGACCTCGACGGCATCGTCGAGGCGCACACCCTCATGGAGCACGGCGGCACCGCGGGCAAGCTCGTCGTCGTTCCCTGA
- a CDS encoding alpha/beta fold hydrolase: protein MTQTVTEADPEIGRSIQAAGIRTNYHDQGTGAPVLLVHGSGPGVSAWANWRGVLPALSTERRVIAPDVVGFGYTDHPTGFEFTRQAWVDHLVGLLDALDLPTVSVVGNSFGGALALWLADRHPDRVDRLVLMGSAGTRFPLTPGLDAVWGYEPSVENMAALLELFAYDRSLLGPDLARLRYEASIRPGVHESYSAMFPAPRQDGVDALALPDASLRAIRHDTLVVHGRDDRVIPLSSSIRLNELIPRSQLHVFNRCGHWTQIEKGAEFVHLLRGFLPA, encoded by the coding sequence ATGACCCAGACCGTGACCGAGGCGGACCCGGAGATCGGCCGGAGCATCCAGGCGGCCGGGATCCGCACGAACTACCACGACCAGGGCACCGGAGCGCCGGTGCTGCTGGTGCACGGGTCCGGTCCCGGTGTCTCGGCCTGGGCCAACTGGCGCGGGGTCCTGCCCGCCCTGTCGACCGAGCGGCGGGTGATCGCGCCGGACGTCGTCGGCTTCGGCTACACCGACCACCCGACCGGCTTCGAGTTCACCCGGCAGGCGTGGGTCGACCATCTCGTCGGCCTGCTCGACGCCCTGGACCTGCCGACGGTCTCCGTCGTCGGCAACAGCTTCGGCGGCGCGCTGGCGCTCTGGCTCGCCGACCGCCACCCCGACCGCGTCGACCGGCTCGTGCTCATGGGCAGCGCCGGCACCCGTTTCCCGCTCACCCCCGGCCTGGACGCCGTCTGGGGCTACGAGCCCTCGGTCGAGAACATGGCCGCCCTGCTCGAACTGTTCGCCTACGACCGGTCGTTGCTCGGACCCGACCTCGCGCGGCTGCGCTACGAGGCCTCGATCCGCCCCGGCGTCCACGAGTCCTACTCCGCGATGTTCCCCGCACCCCGCCAGGACGGCGTCGACGCCCTCGCCCTGCCCGACGCGTCGTTGCGGGCGATCCGACACGACACCCTCGTCGTGCACGGCCGCGACGACCGCGTCATCCCCCTGTCCTCCTCGATTCGCCTGAACGAGCTGATCCCCCGCTCACAGCTCCACGTGTTCAACCGGTGCGGGCACTGGACACAGATCGAGAAGGGCGCCGAGTTCGTGCACCTGCTCCGCGGTTTCCTACCCGCCTGA
- a CDS encoding 4-hydroxyphenylacetate 3-hydroxylase family protein, with amino-acid sequence MTQTISETSAATAGENSRRPFTGAEYLESLDDGREVWIHGERVQNVAEHPAFRNTARMVARLYDAMHDPANEGTLAVPTDTGNGGFTHPFYKAPYSPAELRAGAEGSAAWARMTYGWLGRSPDYKAAFLSTLGSHTEFYAPYQENAKRWYAEAQERLLYVNHAIINPPVDRDLGMEAAGDVFMRVVEETDEGLIVSGAKVVATNSVLTHYNFVGNYGPLPVKSKEFSAIFMVPMNTPGLKLICRQSYELNAATNGSPFDYPLSSRLDENDSILVMDRVLVPWDSVFCYDVDKANNFFAGSGFVFRAMLHGCVRLAVKFDFLVGLLTKALEMTGTSGFRGVQTRVGELVCLRNLFWACVDSMVDNPAQWADGTYVPNPDSAGVYRLMMTQAYPRAKEIFEQDVASALIYLPSSAEDWKNAELRPYLDQFVRGSGGRSAEDRVKLMKLIWDAIGSEFGGRHELYERNYSGNHENLRIEAYLGQLQTGQIAGYQEMVDRCMSEYDLNGWTVPDLVDNDDVRHNGGSGR; translated from the coding sequence GTGACGCAGACGATCAGCGAGACGTCCGCCGCGACCGCGGGGGAGAACTCCCGTCGGCCCTTCACCGGCGCGGAGTACCTGGAGAGCCTCGACGACGGTCGAGAGGTGTGGATCCACGGTGAGCGGGTGCAGAACGTCGCCGAGCACCCGGCGTTCCGCAACACCGCCCGGATGGTCGCCCGGCTCTACGACGCCATGCACGACCCGGCGAACGAGGGCACCCTCGCGGTGCCGACCGACACCGGCAACGGCGGGTTCACCCACCCGTTCTACAAGGCGCCCTACTCGCCGGCCGAGCTGCGCGCGGGAGCGGAGGGTTCGGCCGCGTGGGCCCGGATGACCTACGGCTGGCTCGGGCGCAGCCCCGACTACAAGGCGGCGTTCCTGTCGACGCTGGGCTCGCACACCGAGTTCTACGCGCCGTACCAGGAGAACGCGAAGCGCTGGTACGCCGAGGCGCAGGAGCGGCTGCTCTACGTCAACCACGCCATCATCAACCCGCCGGTCGACCGGGATCTGGGGATGGAGGCGGCCGGTGACGTGTTCATGCGCGTGGTCGAGGAGACCGACGAGGGACTGATCGTGTCCGGGGCGAAGGTGGTGGCCACCAACTCGGTGCTGACCCACTACAACTTCGTCGGCAACTACGGCCCGCTGCCGGTGAAGTCCAAGGAGTTCTCGGCGATCTTCATGGTCCCGATGAACACCCCCGGGCTGAAGCTGATCTGCCGCCAGTCCTACGAGCTCAACGCCGCCACCAACGGCAGCCCGTTCGACTACCCGCTCTCGAGCCGGCTCGACGAGAACGACTCGATCCTGGTCATGGACCGCGTACTGGTCCCGTGGGACAGCGTCTTCTGTTACGACGTCGACAAGGCCAACAACTTCTTCGCCGGGTCCGGGTTCGTGTTCCGGGCGATGCTGCACGGCTGTGTGCGGCTGGCGGTCAAGTTCGACTTCCTGGTCGGGCTGCTCACCAAGGCCCTGGAGATGACGGGCACGTCGGGTTTCCGCGGGGTCCAGACGCGGGTGGGCGAGCTGGTCTGCCTGCGCAACCTGTTCTGGGCCTGCGTCGACTCGATGGTCGACAACCCCGCCCAGTGGGCGGACGGCACCTACGTGCCCAACCCGGACTCCGCCGGGGTCTACCGGCTGATGATGACCCAGGCCTACCCGCGGGCGAAGGAGATCTTCGAGCAGGACGTCGCCAGCGCGCTGATCTACCTGCCGTCGAGCGCGGAGGACTGGAAGAACGCCGAGCTCCGCCCGTACCTCGACCAGTTCGTGCGCGGCTCCGGCGGGCGGTCGGCCGAGGACCGGGTCAAGTTGATGAAGCTGATCTGGGACGCGATCGGGTCGGAGTTCGGCGGGCGCCACGAGCTCTACGAGCGCAACTACTCCGGCAACCACGAGAACCTGCGGATCGAGGCCTACCTGGGCCAGCTGCAGACCGGTCAGATCGCCGGCTACCAGGAGATGGTCGACCGCTGCATGTCCGAGTACGACCTGAACGGCTGGACCGTGCCCGACCTGGTCGACAACGACGACGTCCGGCACAACGGCGGTAGCGGTCGCTGA
- a CDS encoding FadR/GntR family transcriptional regulator — protein sequence MVRETGPKAVRGTSSRAEDIADRIEMEILRSGHPAGTRLGLRTELISRFEVSPGVMNEALRLLRERELITVKPGPSGGVFTADQPPGVRLGALDLWFQGLTIPPLEIFESRMLLEEMFNNLALQHSTPHDHVAMERGLQRMTTSAGDPRGFFEANVEFHRAIAASTRVTVLTSIYDSLVTVLTGALVRAVWTDGHEETIDHNLRVHGQILEAIRAKDRKRLETATRLHRVDMVSIAQPEKSPVVHIDLSPTGSTATHDVG from the coding sequence GTGGTCAGGGAGACGGGTCCGAAGGCGGTGCGCGGGACGTCCTCGCGGGCCGAGGACATCGCGGACCGGATCGAGATGGAGATCCTGCGCTCCGGGCACCCGGCCGGGACCAGGCTCGGGCTGCGCACCGAGCTGATCAGCCGGTTCGAGGTGAGCCCCGGCGTGATGAACGAGGCGCTGCGGCTGCTGCGGGAGCGGGAGCTGATCACCGTCAAGCCCGGTCCGAGCGGTGGCGTGTTCACCGCCGACCAGCCACCCGGTGTCCGGTTGGGTGCGCTGGACCTGTGGTTCCAGGGTCTGACCATCCCGCCGCTGGAGATCTTCGAGTCCCGCATGCTGCTGGAGGAGATGTTCAACAACCTCGCGCTGCAGCACTCCACCCCGCACGACCACGTCGCGATGGAGCGCGGTCTGCAGCGCATGACCACCTCCGCGGGCGACCCGCGCGGGTTCTTCGAGGCCAACGTCGAGTTCCACCGGGCGATCGCCGCCTCGACGCGCGTCACCGTGCTGACCTCGATCTACGACAGCCTGGTCACCGTCCTGACCGGCGCATTGGTCCGGGCCGTCTGGACCGACGGCCACGAGGAGACCATCGACCACAACCTGCGGGTGCACGGGCAGATCCTCGAGGCCATCCGCGCGAAGGACCGCAAGCGCCTGGAGACCGCGACCCGGTTGCACCGGGTCGACATGGTCAGCATCGCCCAGCCGGAGAAGTCCCCGGTCGTCCACATCGACCTGAGCCCCACCGGCAGCACCGCCACGCACGACGTCGGCTGA
- a CDS encoding flavin reductase family protein, giving the protein MTEVIEPGQLRSCLGRFATGVTVVSYTHDDQPRGATVNAFSSVSLDPPLILVSLARTSRACPLLQDRPFTVNVLSSRQIGVAMTFAGRPDQAAVIEWEHGRHAPRLRHTHATLECTPWRSYDGGDHVLYLGLVEAIAIRDSEPLLFYGGSFHRRGEGLDSSGRSTRGSTPIALPLQVEAMEELSREFVAGWI; this is encoded by the coding sequence GTGACGGAGGTGATCGAGCCCGGGCAGCTGCGCTCGTGCCTCGGGCGGTTCGCCACCGGGGTGACCGTGGTCAGCTACACCCACGACGACCAGCCCCGTGGGGCCACGGTCAACGCGTTCAGCTCCGTGTCGCTCGATCCGCCGCTGATCCTGGTGTCCCTCGCCCGCACGTCCAGGGCGTGCCCGCTGCTGCAGGACCGGCCCTTCACCGTCAACGTCCTCTCCTCCCGCCAGATCGGGGTGGCCATGACCTTCGCCGGGCGCCCCGACCAGGCCGCGGTCATCGAGTGGGAGCACGGCCGCCACGCCCCCCGGCTGCGCCATACCCACGCCACCCTGGAGTGCACGCCGTGGCGCTCCTACGACGGCGGCGACCACGTGCTGTACCTCGGCCTCGTCGAGGCCATCGCCATCCGGGACAGCGAGCCCCTGCTGTTCTACGGCGGATCGTTCCACCGCCGCGGCGAGGGGCTGGACTCCTCGGGGCGCAGCACCCGCGGATCGACGCCCATCGCCCTGCCCCTGCAGGTCGAGGCCATGGAGGAGCTGAGCCGGGAGTTCGTCGCCGGCTGGATCTGA
- a CDS encoding catechol 2,3-dioxygenase produces the protein MTTVTQPETQPDTREYMEVSTPRVHNLHHVEVFTPKPNESLDFFTRVLGLHETHREGQSVYLRGAGEWARYSTILTEGPKPGLGHMAWQVAEPDQVEGWARRFRDKGVEHKLEAGGSRFAQGDTLSFTGPFGHRTELFYDFERFESDTPSALLSQCVKFPTPGIGARRLDHLNITARDVDEARDWYTDVLGFKLREAARTPEGDIGVWMSVTSQVHDLAIMRDGMGERGRLHHIAYYLDTPETLLRAADTFVEEGTPIDAGPGKHGLTQAFFIYVFEPGGNRVELFSGGYPIHGPDWQPIIWDGANIEKAIVWYGGQLPDSFFNVAT, from the coding sequence GTGACCACCGTGACCCAGCCCGAGACCCAGCCCGACACCCGCGAGTACATGGAGGTCAGCACCCCACGGGTGCACAACCTGCACCACGTCGAGGTGTTCACCCCCAAGCCGAACGAGTCCCTGGACTTCTTCACCCGCGTCCTGGGCCTGCACGAGACCCACCGCGAGGGCCAGTCGGTGTACCTGCGCGGAGCGGGGGAGTGGGCCCGCTACTCCACGATCCTCACCGAGGGCCCGAAGCCCGGTCTCGGGCACATGGCGTGGCAGGTCGCCGAGCCCGACCAGGTCGAGGGCTGGGCGCGGCGGTTCCGGGACAAGGGCGTCGAGCACAAGCTGGAGGCCGGCGGCTCGCGCTTCGCCCAGGGCGACACCCTCAGCTTCACCGGCCCGTTCGGGCACCGCACCGAGCTGTTCTACGACTTCGAACGCTTCGAGTCCGACACGCCGTCCGCGCTGCTGAGCCAGTGCGTGAAGTTCCCGACCCCCGGGATCGGGGCGCGTCGCCTCGACCACCTCAACATCACCGCCCGCGACGTCGACGAGGCCCGTGACTGGTACACCGACGTCCTCGGGTTCAAGCTCCGCGAGGCCGCCCGCACCCCGGAGGGTGACATCGGGGTGTGGATGTCGGTCACCTCGCAGGTCCACGACTTGGCGATCATGCGCGACGGCATGGGCGAGCGCGGCCGCCTGCACCACATCGCCTACTACCTCGACACCCCGGAGACCCTGTTGCGGGCCGCGGACACCTTCGTCGAGGAGGGCACCCCGATCGACGCGGGCCCCGGCAAGCACGGCCTGACGCAGGCGTTCTTCATCTACGTCTTCGAGCCCGGCGGCAACCGCGTCGAGCTGTTCTCCGGCGGCTACCCGATCCACGGCCCGGACTGGCAGCCGATCATCTGGGACGGTGCGAACATCGAGAAGGCCATCGTCTGGTACGGCGGGCAGCTGCCGGACAGCTTCTTCAACGTCGCCACCTGA
- a CDS encoding NAD-dependent epimerase/dehydratase family protein: MRIFFTGGSGKAGHHVAPYLASRGHQVTNADLTPLGHDDVTDLRVNLTDAGAVYSALAGVPTQDDFDAPRPEPYGGSAYDAVVHFAAVPRPLLASDQATYATNVLAHYNVLEAATALGIRKIVFASSETTYGVCFGRGDRKPLYVPVDEEHPVVPEDSYAMSKVAGEVTARSFHARTGADVYGLRINNVIEPHEYTELFPAFLTDAGLRRRNLFAYIDTRDLGQLTLRCLETDGLGYEVFNVANADMSVAATTSEIIDRFYGGVEVRRPMGRDETFYCIDKARRLLGYEPQHSWRDVLPDPGL; the protein is encoded by the coding sequence ATGAGGATCTTCTTCACCGGCGGCAGCGGCAAGGCCGGGCACCACGTCGCGCCCTACCTCGCCTCCCGCGGCCACCAGGTCACCAACGCCGACCTCACCCCGCTCGGCCACGACGACGTCACCGACCTGCGGGTGAACCTCACCGACGCCGGCGCGGTCTACTCGGCGCTGGCCGGCGTCCCGACCCAGGACGACTTCGACGCCCCCCGCCCCGAGCCGTACGGCGGGTCGGCCTACGACGCGGTCGTCCATTTCGCCGCGGTCCCCCGCCCCCTGCTCGCCTCCGACCAGGCCACCTACGCGACCAACGTCCTCGCGCACTACAACGTCCTGGAGGCCGCCACCGCCCTCGGCATCCGCAAGATCGTGTTCGCCTCGTCGGAGACGACCTACGGCGTCTGTTTCGGGCGCGGTGATCGCAAGCCCCTCTACGTCCCGGTCGACGAGGAGCACCCGGTCGTCCCCGAGGACTCCTACGCCATGTCGAAGGTCGCGGGCGAGGTGACCGCGCGGTCCTTCCACGCCCGCACCGGCGCCGACGTCTACGGACTGCGCATCAACAACGTCATCGAACCCCACGAGTACACCGAACTCTTCCCGGCCTTCCTCACCGACGCCGGCCTGCGCAGGCGCAACCTGTTCGCCTACATCGACACCCGCGACCTGGGGCAGCTGACGCTGCGCTGCCTGGAGACCGACGGGCTCGGCTACGAGGTCTTCAACGTCGCGAACGCCGACATGTCGGTCGCCGCCACCACGAGCGAGATCATCGACCGGTTCTACGGCGGTGTGGAGGTGCGGCGTCCGATGGGCCGCGACGAGACGTTCTACTGCATCGACAAGGCCCGCCGACTCCTCGGCTACGAGCCGCAGCACTCCTGGCGCGACGTGCTGCCCGACCCGGGCCTCTGA